Below is a genomic region from Hevea brasiliensis isolate MT/VB/25A 57/8 chromosome 3, ASM3005281v1, whole genome shotgun sequence.
AGACAAGACAGATTAAGACCCTacagagatatgcatatgcagatctagttgTGTTTGCCTTGTCAATTACTGAGACAGTTAATGTGTATGAACCTagcaattatagagaagctatttcttgttcAGATGCAAATCAATGGGTCAGTGCTATggttgaagaaattgaatctcttcgcAAGAATCAGACTTAAGAGCTTATAACGTTGCCTAAGGGATTGAAAGTGAtaggttgcaaatgggtgttcaagaaaaaggaaggcactccaggggttgaagcacctcgatataaggcacGATTGATAGCAAAAAGCTTTACTCAGAGAGAGGAGATTGACTTTAATAAAGTGTTTTCTCTAGTTGTGAAGCACAGttctatcagagtcttactttatagttgctcttcatgatctaaAGCTCAAGCAACTAGATTTGAAGACATcatttttgcatggtgagctAGAGGAGTAAATTTATATGAGTCAACCTGAATTTATATGAGTTAGCCTAAGGGATTTGTCATTGGAAGTATGAAAAACCATAtttgcttgcttaagaaatcCTTATATGGTCTGAAATAGTCGCCTAGtcagtggtacaaaagatttgatacatttaTACTTCGTAATGGCTTTATTCGTACTTCAAATGACAATTGTGTGTATCATAGAAAGATTTTAGatgatttctttatttatttgctATTGTATATGAATGAAATGCTTAATTGCTGCTAAAAGCATGTCGCAGATTAACATTCTGAAAAAGTAGTTGAGTGATTAGTTTGAGATGAATGATTTGGAtgctgcaaagaagatattgggaatgaAAATTACTAAGGATAGAAGTGTTGAAAAGCTTTTTTTTGTCTCAGCAGGCCTTTGTTAAGAAAGTGCTTAAGcatttcaacatgaataatgctaaacCTGTGACTGTTTCATTTGCTGCCTATTTCAAGTAATCTGCAAATATGTCACAAAAAATAGATGAAGAGGAGCACATGTCCAGTGTTCCTTATTCGAGTATTGTTAGTAGCatcatgtgtataatggtttgcacccgacctgacatttcacatgAGTTCTGAGGTATCTGAAGGATACTACAGATGTTGGTTTGACATTCGATAGGGCAaagatgagtgattcagttaTTGGCTATGTGAATTTAGATTTTGCAGGAGACTTAGACAAGAGGTGATCTTTGATAGGTTATTTGTTTACTTTTTCTGAAAGTGCTATTAGTTGGAAAGCAATATTACAAgttacagttactttgttcaccATAAAGCCTGAATATATGGCTTTAGCAGGGGCAGTAAAGAAAGCTTTATGGTTACAGGGTTTTGTGAGTGATTTTGGGTTGATACAGAACAAGCCAATAATATTTTGTGACAGCTAGAATGCAATACATCTCATAAAGAATCAGATATACTATGAGCTAACTAAACATATTGATGTTAGATATCACTTCATTCGAGACATTGCATTTTAAGGGACTGTAGTTATGGAGAAAGTCTTTACACAAAATAATCCAGCAGATATAATGATTAAGGGAGTTTCAGTCAGTAAGTTGAGGCATTGGCTAGACTTGATTAGTTTTTGTTGTGCTCAATATTGCCCTTGCAAAGACACATGACAAGACAGAGTATTGTGGTGATTTTTTGTTGATGATGGAGGGAATTCAAGCAAAGGgaaagaattattatttttatatggcTTGAATTTTAGATATGTCTTTTATGGATCCAATTTGTGATACGACCCGACTGGAATAAAAGTGAGGTTTTTAGTGGTAGCAAAGGGCCAAAGCCGATAGGCCCGGGTCCGTATGGaccaatataaatattgtaatattattcCCTTTGCAGTAAACTTGTAGGATATTCAGGAAACAcattggggttagggtttgaaagttCCAAGTGATTGTATATTACTCTTTTCAACGtagtgaaactttttctcttgtcttgcccatGGACGTAGACCTTATAATCGAACTACATAAATTCTGTATTATTCTTTTTTTCATTCTTATATTATGTGATTATGTATGTGTCTTAAATTTGTGTGTCTgctataatattatttatatgatttcattaaaatggttttttaaatattattatatttaataaatttagatttattgAACAGTTCACTACAGATACCTATTGTTCTAGTACTTTAAATAAATAATGAAAcctgaaaaaataaaaatctatCTACTAGAAATCTATTAATAAAcaagaattaaaattttttaattattcatgTGTATTTTAGTTAcagaaattttattatttttaatttgcaatcaattaataaattagtgTTTTTTGATTTTTCTACTAGCTTTATATTaagtatattaataattattgtatatattattttgacGATTGACatgtaatatataaaaaatttaaatatatccatcaCTTTACACGTTTATAAAATTAGTGTTTGTATTACATGTTGCAATTGCAAGCGTTGAAATGGCACTCTTTGCATTAAAAATTGCAAAGACAAGTTGAATGAAATCAATTGTTGAATAATTCTTTATTTACATATATTAAGAAAAAATGTCTTTGATGAGTGATCATACAATGCTTCAAGAAAATGGAAACTTTTCAAGAACAattgttaatttattattatagcaataatttattattttatgaaattatttttttttacttaattattaTTACATATTCAAAATCTACAtgtgttattattttttttttaataaatagtttattattatatacatttttttttggTTGTCCTGTTTAATCAGCAGTGTTTTTACGGTTGCTCGTTTAGGTTCTTTGTCTTGGTTGTCTCTTGATTGGCTTGTATCATTTGCTAGGCTCCCTGGCTTCTAATTATTCTCAACAATAACTCATTATTGCTTGCTTATCAGACAaaaaacaaagaagaagaagaagattgcTGCTGGCTTTCTGTGCCTTTGCAACAAGAACAAATTAATGTATATATGGAACGGTTAGCATCTTCTTAAGGGTTTTGACAATGATACCTTTATGCCATACTTGCTACTAATCAGTTAGTTTTTGCAGAACCCCAGTGATGAGCTACCAGACCCAAACACAAAAGCtaggagaattttggaatctacaGCTAGTGCGGTGTCATGTTAGTAGGCTCTGACCAAACAATCTCTTGGATAAAAGATCAAGCTTTATCTTATCCATGTTAAGAGACGCTTTGTTTTTCACCGTGGCTCGTAGCTGGTGATTTTGTTGGCATCTCTAGTTAGACAACATTGTAGAAGCAAAATTGTTTTTCTAAGGACTTGCTCAAATGGAAATAAAGATCGAGACAACTAGATTTTAAGATGCTATAATAGTActgttattatcattattatccaatttTAGCCATAGGAGAAAAACAAAGCCATTAATTTGCACAAGCTATTAGCATTATTTGGTTCTTGATAATAGATACTCCTTTCGTGTTGGTCAAAGCGCTGCCCTGTGGCTGGAGCTGTGGTGGCGCATCGTATTTTATTAGCAACAGCGTTTGCATGGCGGTGTTGCCGAGTATGAAGATGGTTTTTCTGATGATTTAGGTTTTGGTGGTTCAATTTTCACTGTTGGTGGTTCAGGCTTCACTATCGGTGGCTCAGGCTTCACTGTTGGTGGTTCAGGCTTCACTGTTGGTGGTTGAGGTGTTGACGGCGGCTTCTTTTCCGGGACGTCGTCCTTCTTGGGCTTCTTATCATCTATTTCGTCCAGAATCTACAAGAGACTTAATTGTGTTATTGATAGATGGACCTAGTCAATGTAGGTGATAACCAACAATAACATAATAATTCTAAACTAATGAACAGATGGTTGAGTAGTAATTAAGAGTACCTTAAGTGCTAGATCTTTGAAACATTTGTCcacattttctttaattttagcaCTACTTTCAATAAACAAAAATCCATGCTTATCTGCTAGAGCCTTTCCTTCATCTTTACTTATAACCCTTTCAGATTCCTGAATTCACATTTGATAAATTGTCATATGAAATTCAATTAATTTGTTTGATTGATTGTGAGCAAACAAGAAGAGAGGAGAAAACTTACTTTATCAATTTTGTTTCCAACTAGTATCTTCACACATTTCTCCTTTGTCGTATGTTCTTCCATTTGTTTAATCCATTTGTTAACTAAGTTGTTTAACGTTGACCTTTCTGTCACATCATAAACTGTAATAAACACACAAATATTTAATGGGAATTTCTTTTCTCATAAAAAGAATAATTTTTAGGAATAATCAGAGAATTGATATTATGATTGTaggtcaaattttttttttttatgaaaaaaaaattattttagatattatagAAAAAAATTagtgttaaaaaaataaatttattatttattttccttataattaaaatttataaaattaaaatttaaataattttttaattttctctaattaatatatttaaaaaaaaaaaatacttccctCAACAATAGCAGCTTTGACATCTAAATGCTGCCTATAAATTATAGCTGAAATCAATGCtacctttgatttttttttatggttATTAAAACTGAGAACAAACTAGGGTTGGTAATTTTTGATATGATCCATTTACAAGACGTATAGTTAGGCGAGTTTaagttaaatataaatagatttgagttATAAATTGGTCAATCTATTTAGGACATGCTAAAAATATAAGTTTAATCGGATTGACTCACTTAATCCACTTAAACACATGACATTTAAATGGGTTAACAAATTAACTTGTTTTATTTTAATGTGTTTAAATCTATTATGACCCATTTATGTATATTGCTAAATTAATTACGTGATTTTATTATACACATATaaaaatgtattttgatatttttttttaactcttACCAGTTATTAATGAGATTTTCTCTCcccttttcttttcaatttttctttattttttattttaagtcaATAATGATTAGATTGACTATCTTTTTAGTAGATTTGCATTTGTTGCTTCAATTTTGAGGATTTTTGCTTCTCTTATTTTGGAGGTAATCAAATTAGATTCATAAGAAGACTATAGAGCGCAATAGTAGCTAAAAATTACTACTAAATGGAGTGCGATTCCCATCAATTAATTTGGCGAGTTCAAATttttactattttaatttttgtctttAAATCAAGATAGttgtttatatatttaatttattataggaCTTGTGTTAAATTTATCTAATAAAAAAAGGATTAATAGTGCAAGAAAGTTTATTACTTCTGATTTATATCATTTTTTTTCAATGAACCTTTATCTTTCCTTCTAAAAAAGATTGTAAGAAACCCCGCAAAAATACACATTATCGACTTGTTATAGTAAAAATAATAAATCTAAAATCTCCAATAAATGAAAGAGATTAAATTTGAAAAACCATTTGAATAGATAaatttttttacttaaatttgattaatataaattaaagatataaaatatatgataaaatttatttattaaataataaatctcATAAAGTGCATATATTTTAAAACTATGATAAATCTAAATATTAGACAATATTATAACTTCACTAAATCTCTACGGCCATTTATTATCAAtgcttttaattattataatcatAAGTTTTCTTACAAAAATGGAAAATATAAAGATGAAAGTGGGCATACCAAGAGCGATCCCGTCTGCATCTTCATAATATCTTGCCGTATTTCCTCGGATACGTTCTTGTCCAGCTGCAGGAAGCATAATGATTATTGATAGTTGATTTGTGATTAATTTGGAGAAATCAAATCAATCATGCAGTACTACTGCAAAGCAAATCTCTTGCATATAATTGATCATAAAAAATCACACATACACgtgtatgtgtatatatatacagACACACACTAATCGTGGAAAATTAGAACTTGatagataattaattaaattgcaggaaggaTCCATCACTAATTAAgcaaataagtaattaattaagaAGTGTAGAAACGCTTAATTATATGCGCCCATATTCAATGAAAAATTAACGTaaataaaagatttttttttatctaaatttaatttaatatgaatttaaaatataaaatatatagtaaaatttatttattaaattcatatatctcatataattatgttttaaattcacAATAAATCAAGTAAGAATTTTCT
It encodes:
- the LOC110669165 gene encoding ras-related protein RABC2a isoform X2; the encoded protein is MANPSGQGSNKVYSFKIVLIGDVNVGKTTLIESFVSGAFKSPEPTIGFSNKIKEINIGGKQLKLSIWDTAGQERIRGNTARYYEDADGIALERSTLNNLVNKWIKQMEEHTTKEKCVKILVGNKIDKESERVISKDEGKALADKHGFLFIESSAKIKENVDKCFKDLALKILDEIDDKKPKKDDVPEKKPPSTPQPPTVKPEPPTVKPEPPIVKPEPPTVKIEPPKPKSSEKPSSYSATPPCKRCC
- the LOC110669165 gene encoding ras-related protein RABC2a isoform X1; protein product: MANPSGQGSNKVYSFKIVLIGDVNVGKTTLIESFVSGAFKSPEPTIGFSNKIKEINIGGKQLKLSIWDTAGQERIRGNTARYYEDADGIALVYDVTERSTLNNLVNKWIKQMEEHTTKEKCVKILVGNKIDKESERVISKDEGKALADKHGFLFIESSAKIKENVDKCFKDLALKILDEIDDKKPKKDDVPEKKPPSTPQPPTVKPEPPTVKPEPPIVKPEPPTVKIEPPKPKSSEKPSSYSATPPCKRCC